One region of Trichosurus vulpecula isolate mTriVul1 chromosome 1, mTriVul1.pri, whole genome shotgun sequence genomic DNA includes:
- the SLC25A42 gene encoding mitochondrial coenzyme A transporter SLC25A42 isoform X2: MGNGVKEASVGLKEKDVKTIRPVNGQDDKRKVLNSLLSGALAGALAKTAVAPLDRTKIIFQVSSKRFSAKEAFKLIYFTYLNEGFFSLWRGNSATMVRVIPYAAIQFSAHEEYKTMLGRYYGFEGNALPPWPRLVAGALAGMTAASITYPLDLVRARMAVTPKEMYSNIFHVFIRMSREEGPKTLYRGFMPTILGVIPYAGLSFFTYETLKKLHHDHSGRSQPYPFERMIFGACAGLIGQSASYPLDVVRRRMQTAGVKAGGWTSFCASDRAGSSWICSPKMVPCNRSLPR, encoded by the exons GATGATAAAAGAAAAGTTCTCAACTCCCTATTATCTGGGGCATTGGCAGGAGCTCTTGCTAAAACTGCAGTAGCTCCTCTGGACAGAACCAAAATCATCTTTCAAG TGTCTTCAAAAAGATTTTCTGCCAAG GAAGCCTTTAAGCTCATCTACTTCACCTACCTCAATGAAGGCTTCTTTAGCTTGTGGAGAGGCAACTCTGCCACCATGGTCCGGGTCATCCCTTATGCTGCCATCCAGTTTAGTGCCCATGAGGAGTACAAAACGATGCTGGGCCGTTACTATGGCTTCGAGGGCAA TGCTTTGCCCCCTTGGCCAAGGCTTGTTGCTGGTGCATTGGCTGGTATGACTGCTGCTTCTATCACCTACCCACTGGATTTGGTGAGAGCTCGGATGGCTGTCACACCAAAGGAAAT GTACAGTAACATCTTTCATGTCTTCATCCGGATGTCCCGTGAAGAAGGTCCAAAAACTTTGTACAGGGGCTTTATGCCAACAATCCTTGGAGTCATTCCTTATGCTGGGCTGAGTTTCTTCACCTATGAAACACTAAAGAAACTTCACCATG accACAGTGGACGATCACAGCCATATCCCTTTGAGCGAATGATTTTTGGTGCATGTGCTGGTCTCATTGGCCAGTCAGCCTCCTACCCCCTAGACGTTGTACGGCGACGGATGCAGACAGCAGGAGTAAAGG CTGGTGGATGGACTAGCTTCTGTGCTTCAGACAGAGCAGGCTCATCTTGGATTTGCTCACCGAAAATGGTACCCTGCAATAGGTCCCTCCCACGGTGA
- the SLC25A42 gene encoding mitochondrial coenzyme A transporter SLC25A42 isoform X1, whose amino-acid sequence MGNGVKEASVGLKEKDVKTIRPVNGQDDKRKVLNSLLSGALAGALAKTAVAPLDRTKIIFQVSSKRFSAKEAFKLIYFTYLNEGFFSLWRGNSATMVRVIPYAAIQFSAHEEYKTMLGRYYGFEGNALPPWPRLVAGALAGMTAASITYPLDLVRARMAVTPKEMYSNIFHVFIRMSREEGPKTLYRGFMPTILGVIPYAGLSFFTYETLKKLHHDHSGRSQPYPFERMIFGACAGLIGQSASYPLDVVRRRMQTAGVKGQTYDSIICTLQDIVREEGVIQGLYKGLSMNWLKGPIAVGISFTTFDLMQILLRKLDDASGNRS is encoded by the exons GATGATAAAAGAAAAGTTCTCAACTCCCTATTATCTGGGGCATTGGCAGGAGCTCTTGCTAAAACTGCAGTAGCTCCTCTGGACAGAACCAAAATCATCTTTCAAG TGTCTTCAAAAAGATTTTCTGCCAAG GAAGCCTTTAAGCTCATCTACTTCACCTACCTCAATGAAGGCTTCTTTAGCTTGTGGAGAGGCAACTCTGCCACCATGGTCCGGGTCATCCCTTATGCTGCCATCCAGTTTAGTGCCCATGAGGAGTACAAAACGATGCTGGGCCGTTACTATGGCTTCGAGGGCAA TGCTTTGCCCCCTTGGCCAAGGCTTGTTGCTGGTGCATTGGCTGGTATGACTGCTGCTTCTATCACCTACCCACTGGATTTGGTGAGAGCTCGGATGGCTGTCACACCAAAGGAAAT GTACAGTAACATCTTTCATGTCTTCATCCGGATGTCCCGTGAAGAAGGTCCAAAAACTTTGTACAGGGGCTTTATGCCAACAATCCTTGGAGTCATTCCTTATGCTGGGCTGAGTTTCTTCACCTATGAAACACTAAAGAAACTTCACCATG accACAGTGGACGATCACAGCCATATCCCTTTGAGCGAATGATTTTTGGTGCATGTGCTGGTCTCATTGGCCAGTCAGCCTCCTACCCCCTAGACGTTGTACGGCGACGGATGCAGACAGCAGGAGTAAAGGGTCAGACTTATGATAGCATCATATGCACCTTGCAAGACATTGTCAGGGAAGAGGGAGTCATCCAAGGTTTATACAAGGGATTGAGCATGAACTGGCTTAAAGGCCCAATAGCAGTGGGAATCAGTTTCACCACTTTTGACCTAATGCAGATTCTTCTTCGTAAATTAGATGACGCTAGTGGTAACCGGAGTTAA
- the SLC25A42 gene encoding mitochondrial coenzyme A transporter SLC25A42 isoform X3, with amino-acid sequence MGNGVKEASVGLKEKDVKTIRPVNGQEAFKLIYFTYLNEGFFSLWRGNSATMVRVIPYAAIQFSAHEEYKTMLGRYYGFEGNALPPWPRLVAGALAGMTAASITYPLDLVRARMAVTPKEMYSNIFHVFIRMSREEGPKTLYRGFMPTILGVIPYAGLSFFTYETLKKLHHDHSGRSQPYPFERMIFGACAGLIGQSASYPLDVVRRRMQTAGVKGQTYDSIICTLQDIVREEGVIQGLYKGLSMNWLKGPIAVGISFTTFDLMQILLRKLDDASGNRS; translated from the exons GAAGCCTTTAAGCTCATCTACTTCACCTACCTCAATGAAGGCTTCTTTAGCTTGTGGAGAGGCAACTCTGCCACCATGGTCCGGGTCATCCCTTATGCTGCCATCCAGTTTAGTGCCCATGAGGAGTACAAAACGATGCTGGGCCGTTACTATGGCTTCGAGGGCAA TGCTTTGCCCCCTTGGCCAAGGCTTGTTGCTGGTGCATTGGCTGGTATGACTGCTGCTTCTATCACCTACCCACTGGATTTGGTGAGAGCTCGGATGGCTGTCACACCAAAGGAAAT GTACAGTAACATCTTTCATGTCTTCATCCGGATGTCCCGTGAAGAAGGTCCAAAAACTTTGTACAGGGGCTTTATGCCAACAATCCTTGGAGTCATTCCTTATGCTGGGCTGAGTTTCTTCACCTATGAAACACTAAAGAAACTTCACCATG accACAGTGGACGATCACAGCCATATCCCTTTGAGCGAATGATTTTTGGTGCATGTGCTGGTCTCATTGGCCAGTCAGCCTCCTACCCCCTAGACGTTGTACGGCGACGGATGCAGACAGCAGGAGTAAAGGGTCAGACTTATGATAGCATCATATGCACCTTGCAAGACATTGTCAGGGAAGAGGGAGTCATCCAAGGTTTATACAAGGGATTGAGCATGAACTGGCTTAAAGGCCCAATAGCAGTGGGAATCAGTTTCACCACTTTTGACCTAATGCAGATTCTTCTTCGTAAATTAGATGACGCTAGTGGTAACCGGAGTTAA